A single genomic interval of Panthera uncia isolate 11264 chromosome A1 unlocalized genomic scaffold, Puncia_PCG_1.0 HiC_scaffold_17, whole genome shotgun sequence harbors:
- the LOC125934785 gene encoding olfactory receptor 5A2-like — protein MDGTNQTAVTEFIFLGFSSVLYLRLTLFVIFLTVYLLSLMGNTLIIFIVLMDVALQTPMYIFLGNLSFLEIWYTTATVPKLLATCLAQVVTISVFGCITQYYFFFSMGATECILLAVMAYDRYLAICSPLRYSLLMSLRVCLQFSAGSWIGGFIAPLLPTILISHLSFCGPQKINHFFCDSDPIFKLSCSDTFLVEALGYTCTSVVILSSFLLTMFSYGYIVVTIIKLSSQKAQRKAFSTCASHLTVVTIYYGTIIFAYVRPPAKYNFTIGKVISVFYCVVTPLVNPLIYTLRNKDVKKAFRKILTRKRLLLTRKMQ, from the coding sequence ATGGATGGAACAAACCAAACAGCAGTGACAgagttcatttttcttgggttttcTAGTGTTCTCTATCTGCGGCTCACCTTGTTTGTGATATTTCTCACTGTGTATCTGCTCTCCCTCATGGGAAACactcttattattttcattgttctcaTGGATGTCGCACTCCAAACACCCATGTACATTTTTTTAGGAAATCTGTCATTCCTGGAGATCTGGTACACCACAGCCACGGTGCCTAAGTTGCTGGCCACCTGCCTCGCACAGGTTGTTACCATCTCTGTTTTTGGTTGTATAACCCAGTACTACTTCTTTTTCTCCATGGGAGCTACAGAGTGCATCCTGCTCGCAGTGATGGCCTATGACCGGTACCTGGCCATCTGCAGCCCTTTAAGGTATTCACTTCTCATGAGTCTTCGGGTGTGCCTGCAGTTTTCAGCTGGATCATGGATTGGGGGCTTCATTGCCCCTCTGCTACCTACTATACTCATCTCCCATCTAAGCTTCTGTGGCCCCCAGAAGATCAACCATTTCTTTTGTGACTCAGACCCCATTTTTAAACTGTCTTGCTCTGATACATTTTTGGTGGAGGCCTTGGGCTACACATGTACATCTGTTGTGATTCTAAGTTCTTTCCTTCTCACTATGTTTTCCTATGGATACATTGTGGTCACAATAATCAAGCTGTCTTCCCAAAAAGCTCAGAGGAAAGCTTTTTCCACATGTGCCTCCCACCTCACTGTGGTCACCATTTATTATGGCACCATTATCTTTGCTTATGTTCGCCCTCCAGCCAAGTACAACTTCACTATTGGTAAAGTGATCTCAGTGTTCTACTGTGTGGTCACTCCATTGGTAAACCCTCTCATATACACCCTGAGaaacaaagatgtgaagaaagctTTCAGAAAAATTCTAACAAGAAAGAGATTGCTTTTGACCAGAAAGATGCAATAA